One Bos taurus isolate L1 Dominette 01449 registration number 42190680 breed Hereford chromosome 25, ARS-UCD2.0, whole genome shotgun sequence genomic window carries:
- the BRAT1 gene encoding BRCA1-associated ATM activator 1 isoform X1 — protein sequence MDPECARLLPALCDVLADPRQPVADDTCLEKLLDWFKAVTEAGSSLLLLQDHPCLVELLFHVLKPQDLSSRILSFVLRLAGIFAAQENCFQYLQFSPWKAEPDSLGSFILHFQQGELLPGLFGEPGPLGAAAWAAPSVRSGWIQGLHSLAQHPSALRFLADSGAVDTIFSLQGDPSLFVASAAGQLLVRVLDLALCGPAEGHISLQAWDWPACARKIVCHLEDCLRSEATPRVTQALHVLTTAFGHCHGLWTQGLWVQLSPLVARLLEKDPVPAPHALVDLLLSVARSSMLSSDPGLWETAAQTLSRLSPTQAGPLAAGILKLQDCPQALRIQAFGVLLQPLAFVLEATAQAPGMPGLLEGAAGDLMAVDTLPPSKSACVGLLCSALAHLELLQPLVGVARPASALAAGLAAGTDAPTPPQPQRPSPWPQAPLLAAVVAILRLCNGSAAPNSEAGGRLCAMLGGCVRVQRAALDFLGVLSQGLGPQELVTQVFAILLEYLVSPDSSPTVLKKAFQATLCWLLSSAAPPGCCDLEPYAQLVLGELLSVLRKRLCSPCWEVRDSGLEFLTQMTRHQGGQAGFRQALLASEVPELTRQLLQDPESYVRASAVAAVGQLSSWGLLAAPSSPEHAATPQKTPLEELLLVLTTDSEGFPRRAVMRVFTEWLRDGYADVAEDPERFVARVLQAASGDLDWEVRVQGLELALAFLEQLLGPCGPSAVAPPGALAQALQALCRVQLFEFAFRSLFDCDRPVAQKSCDLLLFLRAKAIPSSNSQEAGDGPDVTSVEAALRRWQAGEQGQPLGELAPEAVLAVLRSMDLEALQDTLAESSDHVERSPQSLLQDMLATVGVLGDNEADCY from the exons ATGGACCCAGAGTGTGCCCGGCTCCTCCCGGCTCTCTGTGATGTCCTGGCAGACCCCAGGCAGCCGGTGGCAGATGACACTTGTTTGGAGAAGCTGCTGGACTGGTTTAAAGCAGTCACTGAAGCAG GCTCCAGTCTCCTGTTACTGCAGGATCACCCCTGCCTGGTAGAGCTGCTGTTCCATGTGCTGAAACCCCAGGACCTGAGTTCCAGAATCCTGTCCTTTGTGCTTCGCCTCGCAGGGATATTTGCAGCCCAGGAGAACTGCTTCCAGTACCTCCAG TTCTCTCCCTGGAAGGCCGAGCCGGACTCACTCGGCTCCTTCATCCTCCACTTCCAGCAGGGGGAGCTGCTGCCTGGGCTCTTCGGGGAGCCGGGCCCCCTCGGGGCAGCGGCCTGGGCAGCCCCCTCCGTGCGCAGCGGCTGGATCCAGGGCCTGCACTCCCTGGCGCAGCACCCCAGTGCCTTGCGCTTCCTTGCCGACTCGG GTGCTGTTGACACCATCTTCTCCCTGCAGGGAGATCCCAGCCTGTTTGTGGCCTCCGCCGCCGGGCAGCTCCTGGTGCGTGTCCTGGACTTGGCCCTGTGCGGACCCGCTGAGGGGCACATCTCCCTGCAGGCCTGGGACTGGCCGGCCTGTGCCCGGAAGATCGTGTGTCACCTCGAAGACTGCCTGCGCTCCGAGGCCACCCCGCGGGTCACGCAGGCCCTGCACGTCCTGACCACTGCGTTCGGGCACTGCCATGGCCTCTGGACGCAGGGCCTTTGGGTGCAGCTGAGCCCCCTCGTGGCCCGCCTGCTCGAGAAGGACCCCGTGCCAGCCCCACACGCGCTCGTGGATCTCCTCCTCAGCGTGGCCCG CTCTTCCATGCTGAGCTCTGACCCTGGCCTGTGGGAGACGGCAGCACAGACCCTAAGCCGCCTGAGCCCCACGCAGGCAGGGCCTCTGGCTGCGGGGATCCTGAAACTGCAGGACTG TCCCCAGGCGCTGAGGATCCAGGCCTTCGGcgtcctcctccagcccctggccttTGTCCTGGAAGCCACTGCTCAGGCCCCCGGAATGCCAG GCTTGCTGGAGGGGGCCGCAGGCGACCTGATGGCCGTGGACACGCTCCCGCCCTCCAAGTCGGCGTGCGTGGGTCTCCTGTGCAGCGCCCTGGCCCACCTGGAGCTGCTGCAGCCCCTGGTAGGTGTGGCCCGGCCCGCGTCTGCCCTGGCAGCGGGACTTGCGGCTGGCACTGACgctcccaccccgccccagccccaGCGCCCCTCGCCCTGGCCCCAGGCGCCCCTGCTTGCAGCTGTGGTGGCGATACTCCGACTCTGCAATGGCTCAGCAGCCCCTAACTCCGAGGCGGGCGGCCGCCTGTGCGCGATGCTGGGGGGCTGCGTCCGCGTCCAGCGAGCTGCCCTGGATTTCCTGGGGGTCCTGTCTCAGGGATTGG gcccccaggagttggtgacacaGGTGTTTGCCATCCTGCTGGAGTACCTCGTGAGCCCCGACTCCAGCCCCACG GTTCTGAAGAAGGCCTTCCAGGCCACACTCTGCTGGCTCCTGAGCTCAGCCGCACCTCCCGGCTGCTGTGACCTGGAGCCCTATGCCCAGCTGGTCCTCGGAG AGCTGCTCTCCGTGCTGCGGAAGCGCCTGTGCAGCCCCTGCTGGGAGGTGAGGGACTCGGGCCTCGAGTTCCTGACCCAGATGACCAGACACCAGGGAG GGCAGGCCGGCTTCAGACAGGCGCTGCTGGCCTCGGAGGTGCCCGAGCTCACCAGGCAGCTCCTGCAAGACCCCGAGAGCTACGTCCGTGCAAGCGCAGTGGCCGCCGTGGGGCAGCTGTCCAGCTGGGGGCTGCTCGCCGCCCCCTCCAGCCCTGAGCACGCAGCCACCCCGCAG AAGACCCCACTCGAGGAGCTTCTGCTTGTCCTGACCACGGACTCGGAGGGGTTCCCCCGGCGGGCCGTCATGCGGGTCTTCACAGAGTGGCTGCGGGACGGCTACGCAGACGTGGCCGAGGACCCGGAGCGGTTTGTGGCCCGAGTGCTGCAGGCGGCGAGCGGGGACCTGGACTGGGAGGTGCGCGTCCAGGGCCTGGAGCTGGCACTGGCGTTCCTGGAGCAGCTGCTGGGCCCCTGCGGCCCCTCCGCGGTGGCCCCGCCCGGCGCACTGGCCCAGGCCCTGCAGGCGCTCTGCCGGGTCCAGCTCTTCGAGTTCGCCTTCCGGTCCTTGTTTGACTGTGACCGCCCCGTGGCCCAGAAGTCCTGtgacctcctcctcttcctgagGGCCAAGGCCATTCCCTCCAGCAACTCGCAGGAGGCGGGGGATGGTCCCGACGTGACGTCCGTGGAGGCCGCCCTACGGAGGTGGCAGGCCGGTGAACAGGGTCAGCCCCTGGGGGAGCTGGCGCCCGAGGCCGTCCTGGCCGTGCTGAGGTCCATGGACCTGGAGGCCCTACAGGACACCCTGGCTGAGAGCAGTGACCACGTGGAGAGGAGCCCCCAGTCCCTCCTGCAGGACATGCTGGCCACTGTGGGCGTCCTGGGAGATAACGAGGCCGACTGCTACTGA
- the BRAT1 gene encoding BRCA1-associated ATM activator 1 isoform X7, with protein sequence MDPECARLLPALCDVLADPRQPVADDTCLEKLLDWFKAVTEAGSSLLLLQDHPCLVELLFHVLKPQDLSSRILSFVLRLAGIFAAQENCFQYLQGDPSLFVASAAGQLLVRVLDLALCGPAEGHISLQAWDWPACARKIVCHLEDCLRSEATPRVTQALHVLTTAFGHCHGLWTQGLWVQLSPLVARLLEKDPVPAPHALVDLLLSVARSSMLSSDPGLWETAAQTLSRLSPTQAGPLAAGILKLQDCPQALRIQAFGVLLQPLAFVLEATAQAPGMPGLLEGAAGDLMAVDTLPPSKSACVGLLCSALAHLELLQPLVGVARPASALAAGLAAGTDAPTPPQPQRPSPWPQAPLLAAVVAILRLCNGSAAPNSEAGGRLCAMLGGCVRVQRAALDFLGVLSQGLGPQELVTQVFAILLEYLVSPDSSPTVLKKAFQATLCWLLSSAAPPGCCDLEPYAQLVLGELLSVLRKRLCSPCWEVRDSGLEFLTQMTRHQGGQAGFRQALLASEVPELTRQLLQDPESYVRASAVAAVGQLSSWGLLAAPSSPEHAATPQKTPLEELLLVLTTDSEGFPRRAVMRVFTEWLRDGYADVAEDPERFVARVLQAASGDLDWEVRVQGLELALAFLEQLLGPCGPSAVAPPGALAQALQALCRVQLFEFAFRSLFDCDRPVAQKSCDLLLFLRAKAIPSSNSQEAGDGPDVTSVEAALRRWQAGEQGQPLGELAPEAVLAVLRSMDLEALQDTLAESSDHVERSPQSLLQDMLATVGVLGDNEADCY encoded by the exons ATGGACCCAGAGTGTGCCCGGCTCCTCCCGGCTCTCTGTGATGTCCTGGCAGACCCCAGGCAGCCGGTGGCAGATGACACTTGTTTGGAGAAGCTGCTGGACTGGTTTAAAGCAGTCACTGAAGCAG GCTCCAGTCTCCTGTTACTGCAGGATCACCCCTGCCTGGTAGAGCTGCTGTTCCATGTGCTGAAACCCCAGGACCTGAGTTCCAGAATCCTGTCCTTTGTGCTTCGCCTCGCAGGGATATTTGCAGCCCAGGAGAACTGCTTCCAGTACCTCCAG GGAGATCCCAGCCTGTTTGTGGCCTCCGCCGCCGGGCAGCTCCTGGTGCGTGTCCTGGACTTGGCCCTGTGCGGACCCGCTGAGGGGCACATCTCCCTGCAGGCCTGGGACTGGCCGGCCTGTGCCCGGAAGATCGTGTGTCACCTCGAAGACTGCCTGCGCTCCGAGGCCACCCCGCGGGTCACGCAGGCCCTGCACGTCCTGACCACTGCGTTCGGGCACTGCCATGGCCTCTGGACGCAGGGCCTTTGGGTGCAGCTGAGCCCCCTCGTGGCCCGCCTGCTCGAGAAGGACCCCGTGCCAGCCCCACACGCGCTCGTGGATCTCCTCCTCAGCGTGGCCCG CTCTTCCATGCTGAGCTCTGACCCTGGCCTGTGGGAGACGGCAGCACAGACCCTAAGCCGCCTGAGCCCCACGCAGGCAGGGCCTCTGGCTGCGGGGATCCTGAAACTGCAGGACTG TCCCCAGGCGCTGAGGATCCAGGCCTTCGGcgtcctcctccagcccctggccttTGTCCTGGAAGCCACTGCTCAGGCCCCCGGAATGCCAG GCTTGCTGGAGGGGGCCGCAGGCGACCTGATGGCCGTGGACACGCTCCCGCCCTCCAAGTCGGCGTGCGTGGGTCTCCTGTGCAGCGCCCTGGCCCACCTGGAGCTGCTGCAGCCCCTGGTAGGTGTGGCCCGGCCCGCGTCTGCCCTGGCAGCGGGACTTGCGGCTGGCACTGACgctcccaccccgccccagccccaGCGCCCCTCGCCCTGGCCCCAGGCGCCCCTGCTTGCAGCTGTGGTGGCGATACTCCGACTCTGCAATGGCTCAGCAGCCCCTAACTCCGAGGCGGGCGGCCGCCTGTGCGCGATGCTGGGGGGCTGCGTCCGCGTCCAGCGAGCTGCCCTGGATTTCCTGGGGGTCCTGTCTCAGGGATTGG gcccccaggagttggtgacacaGGTGTTTGCCATCCTGCTGGAGTACCTCGTGAGCCCCGACTCCAGCCCCACG GTTCTGAAGAAGGCCTTCCAGGCCACACTCTGCTGGCTCCTGAGCTCAGCCGCACCTCCCGGCTGCTGTGACCTGGAGCCCTATGCCCAGCTGGTCCTCGGAG AGCTGCTCTCCGTGCTGCGGAAGCGCCTGTGCAGCCCCTGCTGGGAGGTGAGGGACTCGGGCCTCGAGTTCCTGACCCAGATGACCAGACACCAGGGAG GGCAGGCCGGCTTCAGACAGGCGCTGCTGGCCTCGGAGGTGCCCGAGCTCACCAGGCAGCTCCTGCAAGACCCCGAGAGCTACGTCCGTGCAAGCGCAGTGGCCGCCGTGGGGCAGCTGTCCAGCTGGGGGCTGCTCGCCGCCCCCTCCAGCCCTGAGCACGCAGCCACCCCGCAG AAGACCCCACTCGAGGAGCTTCTGCTTGTCCTGACCACGGACTCGGAGGGGTTCCCCCGGCGGGCCGTCATGCGGGTCTTCACAGAGTGGCTGCGGGACGGCTACGCAGACGTGGCCGAGGACCCGGAGCGGTTTGTGGCCCGAGTGCTGCAGGCGGCGAGCGGGGACCTGGACTGGGAGGTGCGCGTCCAGGGCCTGGAGCTGGCACTGGCGTTCCTGGAGCAGCTGCTGGGCCCCTGCGGCCCCTCCGCGGTGGCCCCGCCCGGCGCACTGGCCCAGGCCCTGCAGGCGCTCTGCCGGGTCCAGCTCTTCGAGTTCGCCTTCCGGTCCTTGTTTGACTGTGACCGCCCCGTGGCCCAGAAGTCCTGtgacctcctcctcttcctgagGGCCAAGGCCATTCCCTCCAGCAACTCGCAGGAGGCGGGGGATGGTCCCGACGTGACGTCCGTGGAGGCCGCCCTACGGAGGTGGCAGGCCGGTGAACAGGGTCAGCCCCTGGGGGAGCTGGCGCCCGAGGCCGTCCTGGCCGTGCTGAGGTCCATGGACCTGGAGGCCCTACAGGACACCCTGGCTGAGAGCAGTGACCACGTGGAGAGGAGCCCCCAGTCCCTCCTGCAGGACATGCTGGCCACTGTGGGCGTCCTGGGAGATAACGAGGCCGACTGCTACTGA
- the BRAT1 gene encoding BRCA1-associated ATM activator 1 isoform X3, producing the protein MDPECARLLPALCDVLADPRQPVADDTCLEKLLDWFKAVTEAGSSLLLLQDHPCLVELLFHVLKPQDLSSRILSFVLRLAGIFAAQENCFQYLQQGELLPGLFGEPGPLGAAAWAAPSVRSGWIQGLHSLAQHPSALRFLADSGAVDTIFSLQGDPSLFVASAAGQLLVRVLDLALCGPAEGHISLQAWDWPACARKIVCHLEDCLRSEATPRVTQALHVLTTAFGHCHGLWTQGLWVQLSPLVARLLEKDPVPAPHALVDLLLSVARSSMLSSDPGLWETAAQTLSRLSPTQAGPLAAGILKLQDCPQALRIQAFGVLLQPLAFVLEATAQAPGMPGLLEGAAGDLMAVDTLPPSKSACVGLLCSALAHLELLQPLVGVARPASALAAGLAAGTDAPTPPQPQRPSPWPQAPLLAAVVAILRLCNGSAAPNSEAGGRLCAMLGGCVRVQRAALDFLGVLSQGLGPQELVTQVFAILLEYLVSPDSSPTVLKKAFQATLCWLLSSAAPPGCCDLEPYAQLVLGELLSVLRKRLCSPCWEVRDSGLEFLTQMTRHQGGQAGFRQALLASEVPELTRQLLQDPESYVRASAVAAVGQLSSWGLLAAPSSPEHAATPQKTPLEELLLVLTTDSEGFPRRAVMRVFTEWLRDGYADVAEDPERFVARVLQAASGDLDWEVRVQGLELALAFLEQLLGPCGPSAVAPPGALAQALQALCRVQLFEFAFRSLFDCDRPVAQKSCDLLLFLRAKAIPSSNSQEAGDGPDVTSVEAALRRWQAGEQGQPLGELAPEAVLAVLRSMDLEALQDTLAESSDHVERSPQSLLQDMLATVGVLGDNEADCY; encoded by the exons ATGGACCCAGAGTGTGCCCGGCTCCTCCCGGCTCTCTGTGATGTCCTGGCAGACCCCAGGCAGCCGGTGGCAGATGACACTTGTTTGGAGAAGCTGCTGGACTGGTTTAAAGCAGTCACTGAAGCAG GCTCCAGTCTCCTGTTACTGCAGGATCACCCCTGCCTGGTAGAGCTGCTGTTCCATGTGCTGAAACCCCAGGACCTGAGTTCCAGAATCCTGTCCTTTGTGCTTCGCCTCGCAGGGATATTTGCAGCCCAGGAGAACTGCTTCCAGTACCTCCAG CAGGGGGAGCTGCTGCCTGGGCTCTTCGGGGAGCCGGGCCCCCTCGGGGCAGCGGCCTGGGCAGCCCCCTCCGTGCGCAGCGGCTGGATCCAGGGCCTGCACTCCCTGGCGCAGCACCCCAGTGCCTTGCGCTTCCTTGCCGACTCGG GTGCTGTTGACACCATCTTCTCCCTGCAGGGAGATCCCAGCCTGTTTGTGGCCTCCGCCGCCGGGCAGCTCCTGGTGCGTGTCCTGGACTTGGCCCTGTGCGGACCCGCTGAGGGGCACATCTCCCTGCAGGCCTGGGACTGGCCGGCCTGTGCCCGGAAGATCGTGTGTCACCTCGAAGACTGCCTGCGCTCCGAGGCCACCCCGCGGGTCACGCAGGCCCTGCACGTCCTGACCACTGCGTTCGGGCACTGCCATGGCCTCTGGACGCAGGGCCTTTGGGTGCAGCTGAGCCCCCTCGTGGCCCGCCTGCTCGAGAAGGACCCCGTGCCAGCCCCACACGCGCTCGTGGATCTCCTCCTCAGCGTGGCCCG CTCTTCCATGCTGAGCTCTGACCCTGGCCTGTGGGAGACGGCAGCACAGACCCTAAGCCGCCTGAGCCCCACGCAGGCAGGGCCTCTGGCTGCGGGGATCCTGAAACTGCAGGACTG TCCCCAGGCGCTGAGGATCCAGGCCTTCGGcgtcctcctccagcccctggccttTGTCCTGGAAGCCACTGCTCAGGCCCCCGGAATGCCAG GCTTGCTGGAGGGGGCCGCAGGCGACCTGATGGCCGTGGACACGCTCCCGCCCTCCAAGTCGGCGTGCGTGGGTCTCCTGTGCAGCGCCCTGGCCCACCTGGAGCTGCTGCAGCCCCTGGTAGGTGTGGCCCGGCCCGCGTCTGCCCTGGCAGCGGGACTTGCGGCTGGCACTGACgctcccaccccgccccagccccaGCGCCCCTCGCCCTGGCCCCAGGCGCCCCTGCTTGCAGCTGTGGTGGCGATACTCCGACTCTGCAATGGCTCAGCAGCCCCTAACTCCGAGGCGGGCGGCCGCCTGTGCGCGATGCTGGGGGGCTGCGTCCGCGTCCAGCGAGCTGCCCTGGATTTCCTGGGGGTCCTGTCTCAGGGATTGG gcccccaggagttggtgacacaGGTGTTTGCCATCCTGCTGGAGTACCTCGTGAGCCCCGACTCCAGCCCCACG GTTCTGAAGAAGGCCTTCCAGGCCACACTCTGCTGGCTCCTGAGCTCAGCCGCACCTCCCGGCTGCTGTGACCTGGAGCCCTATGCCCAGCTGGTCCTCGGAG AGCTGCTCTCCGTGCTGCGGAAGCGCCTGTGCAGCCCCTGCTGGGAGGTGAGGGACTCGGGCCTCGAGTTCCTGACCCAGATGACCAGACACCAGGGAG GGCAGGCCGGCTTCAGACAGGCGCTGCTGGCCTCGGAGGTGCCCGAGCTCACCAGGCAGCTCCTGCAAGACCCCGAGAGCTACGTCCGTGCAAGCGCAGTGGCCGCCGTGGGGCAGCTGTCCAGCTGGGGGCTGCTCGCCGCCCCCTCCAGCCCTGAGCACGCAGCCACCCCGCAG AAGACCCCACTCGAGGAGCTTCTGCTTGTCCTGACCACGGACTCGGAGGGGTTCCCCCGGCGGGCCGTCATGCGGGTCTTCACAGAGTGGCTGCGGGACGGCTACGCAGACGTGGCCGAGGACCCGGAGCGGTTTGTGGCCCGAGTGCTGCAGGCGGCGAGCGGGGACCTGGACTGGGAGGTGCGCGTCCAGGGCCTGGAGCTGGCACTGGCGTTCCTGGAGCAGCTGCTGGGCCCCTGCGGCCCCTCCGCGGTGGCCCCGCCCGGCGCACTGGCCCAGGCCCTGCAGGCGCTCTGCCGGGTCCAGCTCTTCGAGTTCGCCTTCCGGTCCTTGTTTGACTGTGACCGCCCCGTGGCCCAGAAGTCCTGtgacctcctcctcttcctgagGGCCAAGGCCATTCCCTCCAGCAACTCGCAGGAGGCGGGGGATGGTCCCGACGTGACGTCCGTGGAGGCCGCCCTACGGAGGTGGCAGGCCGGTGAACAGGGTCAGCCCCTGGGGGAGCTGGCGCCCGAGGCCGTCCTGGCCGTGCTGAGGTCCATGGACCTGGAGGCCCTACAGGACACCCTGGCTGAGAGCAGTGACCACGTGGAGAGGAGCCCCCAGTCCCTCCTGCAGGACATGCTGGCCACTGTGGGCGTCCTGGGAGATAACGAGGCCGACTGCTACTGA
- the BRAT1 gene encoding BRCA1-associated ATM activator 1 isoform X2, with the protein MDPECARLLPALCDVLADPRQPVADDTCLEKLLDWFKAVTEAGSSLLLLQDHPCLVELLFHVLKPQDLSSRILSFVLRLAGIFAAQENCFQYLQFSPWKAEPDSLGSFILHFQQGELLPGLFGEPGPLGAAAWAAPSVRSGWIQGLHSLAQHPSALRFLADSGAVDTIFSLQGDPSLFVASAAGQLLVRVLDLALCGPAEGHISLQAWDWPACARKIVCHLEDCLRSEATPRVTQALHVLTTAFGHCHGLWTQGLWVQLSPLVARLLEKDPVPAPHALVDLLLSVARSSMLSSDPGLWETAAQTLSRLSPTQAGPLAAGILKLQDCPQALRIQAFGVLLQPLAFVLEATAQAPGMPGLLEGAAGDLMAVDTLPPSKSACVGLLCSALAHLELLQPLVGVARPASALAAGLAAGTDAPTPPQPQRPSPWPQAPLLAAVVAILRLCNGSAAPNSEAGGRLCAMLGGCVRVQRAALDFLGVLSQGLGPQELVTQVFAILLEYLVSPDSSPTVLKKAFQATLCWLLSSAAPPGCCDLEPYAQLVLGELLSVLRKRLCSPCWEVRDSGLEFLTQMTRHQGGQAGFRQALLASEVPELTRQLLQDPESYVRASAVAAVGQLSSWGLLAAPSSPEHAATPQTPLEELLLVLTTDSEGFPRRAVMRVFTEWLRDGYADVAEDPERFVARVLQAASGDLDWEVRVQGLELALAFLEQLLGPCGPSAVAPPGALAQALQALCRVQLFEFAFRSLFDCDRPVAQKSCDLLLFLRAKAIPSSNSQEAGDGPDVTSVEAALRRWQAGEQGQPLGELAPEAVLAVLRSMDLEALQDTLAESSDHVERSPQSLLQDMLATVGVLGDNEADCY; encoded by the exons ATGGACCCAGAGTGTGCCCGGCTCCTCCCGGCTCTCTGTGATGTCCTGGCAGACCCCAGGCAGCCGGTGGCAGATGACACTTGTTTGGAGAAGCTGCTGGACTGGTTTAAAGCAGTCACTGAAGCAG GCTCCAGTCTCCTGTTACTGCAGGATCACCCCTGCCTGGTAGAGCTGCTGTTCCATGTGCTGAAACCCCAGGACCTGAGTTCCAGAATCCTGTCCTTTGTGCTTCGCCTCGCAGGGATATTTGCAGCCCAGGAGAACTGCTTCCAGTACCTCCAG TTCTCTCCCTGGAAGGCCGAGCCGGACTCACTCGGCTCCTTCATCCTCCACTTCCAGCAGGGGGAGCTGCTGCCTGGGCTCTTCGGGGAGCCGGGCCCCCTCGGGGCAGCGGCCTGGGCAGCCCCCTCCGTGCGCAGCGGCTGGATCCAGGGCCTGCACTCCCTGGCGCAGCACCCCAGTGCCTTGCGCTTCCTTGCCGACTCGG GTGCTGTTGACACCATCTTCTCCCTGCAGGGAGATCCCAGCCTGTTTGTGGCCTCCGCCGCCGGGCAGCTCCTGGTGCGTGTCCTGGACTTGGCCCTGTGCGGACCCGCTGAGGGGCACATCTCCCTGCAGGCCTGGGACTGGCCGGCCTGTGCCCGGAAGATCGTGTGTCACCTCGAAGACTGCCTGCGCTCCGAGGCCACCCCGCGGGTCACGCAGGCCCTGCACGTCCTGACCACTGCGTTCGGGCACTGCCATGGCCTCTGGACGCAGGGCCTTTGGGTGCAGCTGAGCCCCCTCGTGGCCCGCCTGCTCGAGAAGGACCCCGTGCCAGCCCCACACGCGCTCGTGGATCTCCTCCTCAGCGTGGCCCG CTCTTCCATGCTGAGCTCTGACCCTGGCCTGTGGGAGACGGCAGCACAGACCCTAAGCCGCCTGAGCCCCACGCAGGCAGGGCCTCTGGCTGCGGGGATCCTGAAACTGCAGGACTG TCCCCAGGCGCTGAGGATCCAGGCCTTCGGcgtcctcctccagcccctggccttTGTCCTGGAAGCCACTGCTCAGGCCCCCGGAATGCCAG GCTTGCTGGAGGGGGCCGCAGGCGACCTGATGGCCGTGGACACGCTCCCGCCCTCCAAGTCGGCGTGCGTGGGTCTCCTGTGCAGCGCCCTGGCCCACCTGGAGCTGCTGCAGCCCCTGGTAGGTGTGGCCCGGCCCGCGTCTGCCCTGGCAGCGGGACTTGCGGCTGGCACTGACgctcccaccccgccccagccccaGCGCCCCTCGCCCTGGCCCCAGGCGCCCCTGCTTGCAGCTGTGGTGGCGATACTCCGACTCTGCAATGGCTCAGCAGCCCCTAACTCCGAGGCGGGCGGCCGCCTGTGCGCGATGCTGGGGGGCTGCGTCCGCGTCCAGCGAGCTGCCCTGGATTTCCTGGGGGTCCTGTCTCAGGGATTGG gcccccaggagttggtgacacaGGTGTTTGCCATCCTGCTGGAGTACCTCGTGAGCCCCGACTCCAGCCCCACG GTTCTGAAGAAGGCCTTCCAGGCCACACTCTGCTGGCTCCTGAGCTCAGCCGCACCTCCCGGCTGCTGTGACCTGGAGCCCTATGCCCAGCTGGTCCTCGGAG AGCTGCTCTCCGTGCTGCGGAAGCGCCTGTGCAGCCCCTGCTGGGAGGTGAGGGACTCGGGCCTCGAGTTCCTGACCCAGATGACCAGACACCAGGGAG GGCAGGCCGGCTTCAGACAGGCGCTGCTGGCCTCGGAGGTGCCCGAGCTCACCAGGCAGCTCCTGCAAGACCCCGAGAGCTACGTCCGTGCAAGCGCAGTGGCCGCCGTGGGGCAGCTGTCCAGCTGGGGGCTGCTCGCCGCCCCCTCCAGCCCTGAGCACGCAGCCACCCCGCAG ACCCCACTCGAGGAGCTTCTGCTTGTCCTGACCACGGACTCGGAGGGGTTCCCCCGGCGGGCCGTCATGCGGGTCTTCACAGAGTGGCTGCGGGACGGCTACGCAGACGTGGCCGAGGACCCGGAGCGGTTTGTGGCCCGAGTGCTGCAGGCGGCGAGCGGGGACCTGGACTGGGAGGTGCGCGTCCAGGGCCTGGAGCTGGCACTGGCGTTCCTGGAGCAGCTGCTGGGCCCCTGCGGCCCCTCCGCGGTGGCCCCGCCCGGCGCACTGGCCCAGGCCCTGCAGGCGCTCTGCCGGGTCCAGCTCTTCGAGTTCGCCTTCCGGTCCTTGTTTGACTGTGACCGCCCCGTGGCCCAGAAGTCCTGtgacctcctcctcttcctgagGGCCAAGGCCATTCCCTCCAGCAACTCGCAGGAGGCGGGGGATGGTCCCGACGTGACGTCCGTGGAGGCCGCCCTACGGAGGTGGCAGGCCGGTGAACAGGGTCAGCCCCTGGGGGAGCTGGCGCCCGAGGCCGTCCTGGCCGTGCTGAGGTCCATGGACCTGGAGGCCCTACAGGACACCCTGGCTGAGAGCAGTGACCACGTGGAGAGGAGCCCCCAGTCCCTCCTGCAGGACATGCTGGCCACTGTGGGCGTCCTGGGAGATAACGAGGCCGACTGCTACTGA